Sequence from the Nitrospira sp. CR1.1 genome:
CGCAGGCGTGCCAGGGTATCGATGGCTCGCGAACGGCCAGCGCCTCGCATTCCCCTAGGATCGCCCGCCTGCAAAGGTATCGCATACCTGAGGATCGCCTGACTGGAGACCGCGCCGGAGCCATGCCACCCGTTGCTCGGATGATCCGTGCGTCCAGCTCTCCGGTTGCACGTGACCTTGCCCCATTTGCTGAAGGCGATCGTCGCCAATAGCCGCGGCGGCGTGCAGCCCGTCCTCAAAATCGCCGGGTTCGATGAGCTGGCGATTCTGTCTGGCATGGTATCCCCACACACCCGCAAAACAATCGGCTTGTAATTCCATCCGGACAGACAGTGCATTGCGTTCAGCAGGGGAGCTGCGTTGTTGCGCACGAGTCACCTGGCCGGCGATGCCGAGCAGATTCTGAACATGGTGTCCGATCTCATGTGCGATCACATAGGCCTGGGCAAAGTCGCCCGGCGCACCGAGCCGCCGGGCCAATTCCTGAAAAAACGAGAGATCCAGATAGACCTTGTGATCGCCGGGACAGTAGAAGGGGCCCACGGCGGCGGAGGCGGTCCCGCAGGCGGACCGCACGGCCCCCGTGAAGAGCACCAGCTGCGGGTCTTCATAGGCGCTGCCCATTTGCGGGAGCAGCGCGCGCCAGGTGTCTTCCGTATCGGCCAGGACTACGGAGGCGAACTTCCCCAGGCTGTCGCTTGGCGCACCGGTTGGTCCCTGGCGGTCTGGTTCAGCCGGACCGGTGATCTCCTGCACGCCGGTGAGGAGATTGAGGAGGGAGAGTGGATTGGTCCCCGTGAGAAAGCTGACGGCCAGGACTAACACGAGCCCGCCCAACCCTATGCCCGCGCCTGAACGAGCCGCACCCATGCCTCGACGATCCTCGATGTTCTGACTCTCCCGCTGGCCTTGCCATCGCATGGTTGGACTCCTTGGTTGCGACTGAGGACGGACGATTGTAGGGGAATCAGGAGATGCCCCAGCCGATGGAACCACATTTGCGGCCGTTCATCAAGGCATAAGCGGCAGTGCACGGATGTTGCTGTCTGAGTGTAACGCTTGAATGTGGACAATTCGGAACAGCCTCCCGTTCTGCCATCTTCTGACTAGACAGGCCTGGGAGCGCTTCGCTAGACTGAAATCATGTTGTCGCGTCTCTCTATCGATCGTCACCGGAATTCGAAGCTGATGCCGCGGTTCTCAGTGGCGTTGATTGTCCTATTGAGT
This genomic interval carries:
- a CDS encoding flagellar biosynthesis protein FlgM; amino-acid sequence: MRWQGQRESQNIEDRRGMGAARSGAGIGLGGLVLVLAVSFLTGTNPLSLLNLLTGVQEITGPAEPDRQGPTGAPSDSLGKFASVVLADTEDTWRALLPQMGSAYEDPQLVLFTGAVRSACGTASAAVGPFYCPGDHKVYLDLSFFQELARRLGAPGDFAQAYVIAHEIGHHVQNLLGIAGQVTRAQQRSSPAERNALSVRMELQADCFAGVWGYHARQNRQLIEPGDFEDGLHAAAAIGDDRLQQMGQGHVQPESWTHGSSEQRVAWLRRGLQSGDPQVCDTFAGGRS